Part of the Pseudoliparis swirei isolate HS2019 ecotype Mariana Trench chromosome 3, NWPU_hadal_v1, whole genome shotgun sequence genome, caaatttataatttgtgaaaatgggctatacaaataaactgaattgaattgaatttcctAAAACAATCGGTCACTCTAGTTTTCAGCAAACATTACTTTTCAattccattcagtttattttgtacagcccaatatcacaaattacaaatttgactcagagggctttacaatctgtacacatagacatccctgtcccaggacctcccaTCAGATCAGATGAACTCAAACAAGTTTTGGTTTACTGATTGTTGGTTTTGGTTTGTGAATGATATTTGTTGACCATAAAAAGAACGTGGTGACAGGAAGTCTGGTTAAGGTACGTGAAAACTAAACCAAAGAGTTACTACGTGGCTACAGAGCGACTAACTACTCACATGACTACAGAGAGACCAACGACTCAGGTGACCTGCAACTGACCTGCCACACTATGTCAACGTTGACTTGGTTTCAAACCGGACATGAACAGTGGCCTCCTGGGTGAAATTCCTGTGTATGTTTGACCCGTGGATGTATAAAGAGAATTGGATACATCATTGGAGACAGAACCCAGTTCAGTCCAATGAAAATTGCTAAGCTATTCGTGCGTGTTACAACTTTCAGGACCTAATGATTTAAATAGGGACTATTCAAGTGTTTCTACTGGAAAGCTAATTCACCTCAAGAGAAGAATGATCTGCTGTGTTACAGATGTCTCGTTCCCAATGTAAGTCTATTGGGAAAAGTATTGTTGGGCCCCATAGCATCACATGAAGGACCTGAAAGTTGAACTTCCACGGTTTGGCTACGATGTCAAATTTGCTTCAGAGCATGGAGCTTTACCCGGGGGCTAAATCTGACTAATGCACCACCTCTTCCACCAATACTACGCACACGCTTAGACAAGAGGATAGACAAACCAGGCAAAGTACTCAAAATCTTGTGGTTCTTCTTGCTGTAGCAGTATTTCCAGGACCACATTTTGTCATAGTCTTACAAGGTGAAAACAATGCTGGGTAATGGTAACAAAAGACCAACAATTAAGATaattaatgtaatttatttCCCCTTACAAAAACAATGTAATGATCGTGTGGGGCTGGAAAACTGTCAGTATactaggagggaggagaggaacagcAGAGACCATGACAAACTAGTTCAAAccagagaggatggtgttttctctcctctgtcAATATGAACAGGTCAGCGGCAGCATCAGCAGCCTTTATCCCGCAGACTTTGGAGACATTGAAGTTCAGGGAAGCATCCATTTAGCTGTGAACTACATCCAGAACCTTGGAGAGTTTCACATATTTGTGGTGCACTGCAGAGATTTGGCCGTGGCCGACACAAAGAAGAACTGCTCCGACCCGTAAGTGTTTGCTGTATACTGTATGATCAACATGTCAAAATTAGAgcaaatgtcagtaatatttgTGATAGAACGGATGGAGAAAGAGGATTGGCAGATCAGAAAAGAGGCTGAAACATGTGTCAAATGCCTTATGCTGTTATTTGAAGAATTAAGAAAAATGGCACTATCTATGTTCTAGTTGAGAACATAAATGTTACTCTACTGTCTTTTATAGGTATGTGAAATGTTACCTTCTCTCTGAAAAGACACATTTGGGAAAGAGAAAAACcactgtaaaaaagaaaacgttGAACCCCACCTACAATGAAATCCTCAAGGTAATAACTCCATATTTAGTATTTTCCAGTTTTCTCATTATATGTATTCCATTTTGTACAAACAGCTTTGTTATCTTCTTCCCCTTTCATAGTTTAAAATCATAATGGAAGTGTtgaaaactctgtttttgaACATCTCTGTGTGGCAAAACAACACTTTTGGGCGGAATAGTTTCCTGGGCGAGGTGGACCTGGATATGTCTATTTGGGActtcagcaacacacacataaatgaatACACACTGAAGGCCAGGGTAAAGGATTCATTTCTATACACAATCTGTGTGTTTCATAGAAGTGATTTGTTAGATGGTTACTCACTTTGTCTCAATCCTTCAGTTCTCAGAACAAAGTCCAACAGCGTCTCCCTCACATCTGAAAGACAGCAGAGGACAAATGAGAGTCGCCCTGAGATTCCTTCCCCAGACATCCCGCAGTGAGCTGATGACTCCTCAGATTTAATTAATTCTTCCCTTTAAATTTAAGCGATTATTGTGGTCTGACCTCATCCACAGGTAAGAGAACATCTAGGATGGAGACTGGTGAGGTACAAATTTGGGTGAAAGACTGCAAGAACCTTCCTCCAGTCAGAGGAGTTTTTATCGACCCATTTGTGAAATGGTGAGATTTCATCCAAACTAGTTCATCGAACATTAATGAAAAAATACTTCCACAATATAGCTGTaaaataatctaatttaattttCTTTCACACAATAGAGTTTATTGCAGgggatttttatttcatgtaaaCATATTTACTAAAATAATTCTGTCAATCAAGACAAATCAAAGCCAGTTATGTGATTGGCAATAAGTCTGAAGACACATCCACTCAcactctaaaataaaaaagggacatTTAGAAATAAATGTCCCTTTATAACTGTTTGAACAAATCAATATGACCTGTGATAAACCCTGTATGGTCTTTTCAAATGAAAATGCATGTGatttccctctttttcttctgctgCAGCACCGTACTTCCTGACACGAGTCGGAAAAGCCGACAGAAGACGCGAGTGGTGAAGAGGACGGCCAACCCAATGTTCAACCACACTATGGTGTACGATGGGTTCCGAtcagaagacctcagagagacatgTGTGGAGATAACAGTGTGGGATCATGACCGACTGAGCAGCCACTACATTGGTGGCCTGAGGCTTGGTTTAGGGACAGGTAAGCTTTAATTCCACGGTGACTATTTTTCAACATCATTACAGATGCCATCTAGATCCTTTTGATATACAAGTTTGAATCTGGGATTACAGTTAGTTTTAACACCTGGGATCACAGTTAGTTTTAACACCTGGTTTTACAGTTAGTTTGAACACCTGGTATTACAGTTAGTTTGAACACCTGGTATTACAGTTAGTTTGAACACCTGGTATTACAGTTAGTTTGAAAACCTGGTATTACAGTTAGTTTGAACACCTGGTATTACAGTTAGATTGAACACTTGATGTCACAGTTTGATCTGAATTTGGATACGCTCAGTTCACACTAAGTGTGAATATAGTGTCCAGATATATGAAGACTGTTGTTTACACCTTTACATTGACTGGAGATGGTTTGGGATATCCAGTCACAACCCCATCACAATGAGGGTCTTTTTCCTTTCTCCGATTTATTTTGCACATATAAAACGTGCAGACCAACTTTTGATATTGGGTATAAATGGGTCCTCTCAAATAACAATAAATCATTCTgacatttttccttttttaaatataactgCCATTCCTGcgattattttctctttttcttgcaATATTCAAGTATTACTTTCATATTAATCCAATGGTTTCTCGGCTTTTCTGTGCAGGGAAGAGTTACGGGGTGGAAGTGCTCTGGATGGATTCAACAACAGATGAAGCTCATTTATGGCAGAGGATGTTACAGTCAGATGGTGAATGGGTAGAGGATGCTTTACCTCTGAGAACGTTGGTAAGGGCAAAAAGCATGTCAAAGTGAGATTGTACACAATGCATTGATACATGCATGGAGACTATAGGAGCAGACTGCATGCACATTTGGATATATCTATTAACTATAGTCTACACTGAGTGGAAGCAGCTGCCTGAGTGAACAATGTGTATGCATATTTATAATTGAAGATCATGTATGATAAGTAAATATACACAAGGTACTTTAATTTGTTTAGCCAAAACCACGTGTTAAATTTGAAAAgagttaattatatatataacaatataagtTATGCAACACAGAAATTGTTTTGATCTGAGCACTAATTAGTTGTATACAGTCTTGTTCAAGCTATTCTATCTTCaataaaaagtatatttggACATTGATATGGTGTGGAGATAATGGGTACATTCTTTCATTTATGTTTCATTCGTGTTTGAGAAGTCAACACTTGGAAGTAGACAGTATACAGATAATAGCCTTCATAATCATAAATATTCACCCAGGTAGCAGCAATGAATCATTATATTTCTTATTGTTTTCCATGACAGTCAGCTGTATTGAAGCTGCATTATCATGTTAATTTGTGATTATTTTCAGTAATAACATAATATTAGCATTATTCATCAGGAGTAGATAGTGGCTTAACAGACTGTAAGGCCTCCAGAGACACCACTTGGCTGTAAATTGCTCCAAGGGCCAGTAAGTACAGTGCATCTATAATCTAAGGGAGGCTCCAGCTATTTTGTGTCTTTGCTttgatttgattatttattttccactgTATTTATGGTACTGTTCTTTTCACAATTTTTTAAGTTAGTCATCAGCAGCAGGTGCTATGCTAATAGACGTTTTATTATCTTCATGCACCACTAGAGTCTGCTGTTGGGCCACAGATGGCAACAACTCATGGAATATACATCCCCAAGCCCTTTTGCAACTCATTGTAATTTACAACCCCACAAAGCAGAGACAGTCTTGTCCTGTTTTAAACCATTAtcttgtttgattttttttaatgtacccGAAAAGTCTCATAACATGATTAGAAATGTTACATTCATATTTGCGATTTCAAACTAAAGTTCAGGTatctttatataatttatttcacACTAATACTAATtgcaataattatatataattctaatataataatataataagtcCAGTCAGGGATAATAATTAGAAGAAGTTTATGCAGTAATATTTCAACTCTCACCTTCGCACAGTCCAGTCAGGGATAATAATTAGAAGAAGTTTATGCAGTAATATTTCAACTCTCACCTTCGCACAGGTCTAAAGACTTGTCATTGGTTGATCCGCCCTGATGCGACAAGAAATTGCATTACACGATTGGTTGTCCGTCCTGTCAATCTAGACAGGAAACAGCTAACCGGCGACCAGCCTCTGCGTTGCTGAGGTAAACTGCACCAAGCTCGCCGTATATTGCCCGACAGTCAAGCGACTTggcctttaaaataaaagtacagCACGTCCCACTTTGGGAATATAAAACGATATATGAGGGGTTTTATTGAGTTTATTAGATGGGCAAAAAGCATTTCATATACGTAGTGTAATCCAAGGCTAGAACTAGGCTAAATGAAAGCAGAAGGAGAGCTGCCATGTTTCTTAAGGCATGAGATGCTGACAGTGGTGGCAAGAGGAAGTGAGCGTCCTGGAACGTGCATGtaggtttcttccatttccccccctgtgaaagggttgtttgggagtttttactgatccgatgtgagtttctgggacagggatgtcgtatgtgtacagattgtaaagccctctgaggataatttgtgattttgcgcaatacaaaataactgaattaaattgagtccatcctctgctctACCAACACCATTTGGTACCACCATCATCTGCTCTGCTGAAAgggtgattggctgcaatctccCTCCATGACATCTTCACCTCCAGGACCCTgaagcgggcaggaaagatTGTAGCCGACCTCtctcaccctggacacaagctgttgGAGTCCCTTCCCTCTGGCAGGAGCCTGTGGGCCATCAGGACCAATACCTCACACCACAAGAACAGTTTATTTCCAGCTGCAGTCAGGTTCATCaacaaagaccaggacccccactaACTCTGAGTCTCACATCCCCAGGACAATTTCCTCTAACACCAATACAAatgccatttttattttaaaatacatacTTGTTTTAATGTACTGTTATTTGTTTTACCATATGTATCTATTATTGcacaacatttattgtttttattatatgtcTATTTTTATTGTGCAGCACCTTTCATCCAGTCGAATTCCTTGAATGTTCATACTTGGCAAATAAACAATTCTGATCctcatagaggagagaggagctcagtaagcctaaatatttaaatatataattcttATTGCATTGGCTGGCTATTAAATTACTTTAATAATTTAACTCACAGTGTATCTCTTCATTACTGATCAGGCATATCAAAGTAAACATTTAGACAGCCGTTTGCTCAAGCTGCAAATTTCTTCCAAAGCGGTACGCGTGTATCGTTAACGAGTGTCTTATTGTGAAATCGATAAACGGAAGTCCCGTTTCTCATTGTGTCTAGCATGATTCTGGCACATGAAACTGATGATGTCGTTCATATGGCTTAATGTACCTGGTTAAAGAATACAAAGATGTGGCAGCTTGAGGACAGCGCTGTTCTTCACCAGGGGAAGTGTCCGGTGAATGCACAGTCACCATTTTATGGAATATGAAAATACATGGAGTTATTTGAGAGCCATGCATTTTCTCCCACAGTTGGCAGACAGGTATTTTCCTACAGCCAGGCGTCGCCCTGGGGAAGCGCTTCATTTCGCCCCGCCGCTGGCTGCTGCCGTAGCATGGATGCTAGTTAACTAGTGAGCAACACGCATGTTTATCTTCATCCGCAGGAGCGCAGTGAGCACACGGCGGAAGAGTTTTTAGTGGTGTTTCTCTCATGAATGGCTGTTATCTGCCCCATGACACATGCTCCCACGTAAGTCACCCCCTCTAGATACTGACTCTGAAGTGACTGTTACGTTACATGTTAACTCGTTATAAGAAAACGCGGGGGACTAATGACGGACATTTCTTTTGAAACTCGACATTCGTTTGAGTCTTCGGTGGAGGGTGGAACCTTCATCCTTCAGGTGTTCGCTGTCGGCCCGGATAACTGATGTAGACAGGCTCCTCAGACAGGACCCTCTAGGACCCAGTGGCGCCCTGGACGGGGTTAACCCGGGCCAGCCCTCAGACCTAACGGCCCCTCGCACCGGACACCGGACCAGCTTCTCTTCACCAGGACTGGGAGGACGTCGCGGCTCGGTGCCCCCCGTCTGGGTCTGGTCCTGCACTGTAACCCGTATGTCTGTGAGAGGGCCTTTGGACCAGCGGTGGATCTATCATGACAAGGCACGCCTGTGGTCTGCCAGCTGTACAGCCAGAGGAGGACCCAGACAGGAGTAATACACAGCCTCACGTGCACAATGGATTCAACGCAGGGCTTCCCAAGAGGACTCACTCAGAGGACCTGAGTTCCTGAAGGCACCCAGAAGATAGTGGATTAGGCATCGCGGCAAGAGAGTTTATCtgaggtttttgtggattacgGTTAGCACTGTCAtctgagacagagacacacctgtgatcacatgacatcatcgtgcTAAAGTCTAGTCTGGAATAATCTTACTCACTGGACACAGACCGACTTGGAGTCCCTGGACTCCACTTCTACAGCCTCTTGTTGAAGTTGTCCTCTCGGAGTGCTTGGAGAAGAACTACTTTGGTCAAACCCCTTCCTGTTTTCTGTAATCCCACCAAGAGGAATGACCATGCATTGAAGACTGAACTGGAAGCCTTAGCAAGAGTCAAGTTTACAAAGAGTCAGCCATGCCTCTCAGAAAAAAAGGTGAGTTACTGTATGTGCCACCGATGATCTATATCAGAGTCTTTCAGCAGAAAAAAGTAAAACCAGTGTCCCTCCAACTTTCAACAACGTTCTTTTCTTGCACAGTCAGCTCCATTAAGACATGTCTTCTTATTGTGGTGGAAGACTAGCCTGCAAAGAGCCTTGACCTCAACCCCATCAAACCCTTACGGACAAACTGGAAACCAGCTCTTACCAACCACACTAGTGACCGTAATGCTACAAGATGCTGCCATCTTCAAAACACTGGTGGAAAGCCCACAacaatgttattattaatatgcatAACATTTCTGTTATTACTGCTATTTTCCaattgtattatattaatacTGTTACTACTGCTATTACTACTGTTTTGATGTATCATTTCTGTCAGATTGACTAGTGTGTGCATACTAGTGTTGACTGTTGTTAATTCTGTACATATGAAATCTACTTATGTCTATCCTGAGGGAGGGAGCCCTCTGTTGATCTCCCTGtagtttatttctttttttattctgttatgttttttttggaggggggggggggttctttacTTATCCAATGTCAAAGGGTCAAAGGACAGAATATATTGAATGTTGTacagagtttgtgtgtgtgtgttcaaatatCACAGTACTTTTTCCTATAGtttgaggagaaaaaaaaaagatatatatatatacaggactgtctcagaaaattagaatattgtgatgaagttctttattttctgtaatgcaattaaaaaaacaaaaatgtcatgcattctggattcattacaaatcaactgaaatattgcaagccttttattattttaatattgctgattatggcttacagcttaagaaaactctaaaatcctatctcataaaattttaatatttcctcagaccaagtaaaaaaagatttataacagctgaatgtttgtcaaggctcaggaaacccttgcaggtgtttcgagttaattagacaattcaagtgatttgtttaataccctactagtatactttttcatgatattctaatatttagagataggataattgagttttcttaagctgtaagccataatcagcaataaatcagaataaaaggcttgcaatatttcagttgatttgtaatgaatccagaatgcatgacatttttgtttttttaattgcattgcagaaaataaagaacttcatcacaatattctaattttctgagacagtcctgtatatatatataccaacaGCCATCTTGTCCTATCTGCCCCCCCTTCTGCAGACACAGCTCGAGCCCTGGGGCTTTTGGAGGAGTTCTGCACTAAACTGAGGAAGCcggaggagcagcagctcaAAACTGCCATTCTCAGAGTAATGGGGATTTTCAAAAGCAACTTGTTTGAAGCTCTTCTTGGTAAGTTTCAATTCATCAAGCAACTGCTTTTGTCTGTCAACTTCATATTGTTGTGGTTTTCAGAAAAACTAAAGCATTTACAATATGTTGAAGCACTGTaggtacatgactgtgtgtctgtgacagATGATGAGATGGTGATTTATAATCACGGACTAAACCGCTAAAACACACAACCTCTCAGGGCTTCAGGAAGGCTGGAAACAGCCTCAGCAGCATACAGAACACCAAGGGACACTACTTTCACCAAATAACTAAAGATTTGAACTTTCGTCGAATATATTTTGAATCGGTGACTGTGATTGAATGACAAGGTGTAATACTGTAGACCATTTATTACGGACTCCTCTCTGCTCTTCCTGAACCTATGTGGAAAGTGATATCCTGCTTCCCAGCAGTCAGTAAGGAGGTGCCTCTATGCAAAGACTGCTAGGTGCTATGCTAACATGAAGGGGCAgtttgtccataagggcgattggggcgacgcactgccgaggggaaaagaaaaaataaataaaaaatcctgaCTTATAAACAATATCCTTGTAAGTCGCGTAAATGACGACatgtacatttaaatgtaatacttttttttctatcggattctaccactagaccgtctgatctgcctctgtatgtcattgtcgaatcaggtaacagtaattcagtcagcctaaagtcgtgcttcaaatggccccgccccttctggggtgATTtggggcgaaatgaaaatcgccccagacctctcccattgactcccatgttaaatccatttttttcacaaaacagagctctcaatttcaggagccgccactgtgCTAACATGGTGTGCATCGGTTCCTCGGACATGATCATTCTTGTGTTTTTCAGATCAGGCTCTTTTTTCAGCGAGCAAGACAGCTTTTTTTCAAGTCACGTCTGACGATATTCATAATTATCCCGCTAATAGAAATTCACCGTGAACaacattttttgtgtttttttaattattacaatCCGT contains:
- the LOC130188214 gene encoding synaptotagmin-like protein 2 isoform X1, giving the protein MVFSLLCQYEQVSGSISSLYPADFGDIEVQGSIHLAVNYIQNLGEFHIFVVHCRDLAVADTKKNCSDPYVKCYLLSEKTHLGKRKTTVKKKTLNPTYNEILKFKIIMEVLKTLFLNISVWQNNTFGRNSFLGEVDLDMSIWDFSNTHINEYTLKARFSEQSPTASPSHLKDSRGQMRVALRFLPQTSRSKRTSRMETGEVQIWVKDCKNLPPVRGVFIDPFVKCTVLPDTSRKSRQKTRVVKRTANPMFNHTMVYDGFRSEDLRETCVEITVWDHDRLSSHYIGGLRLGLGTGKSYGVEVLWMDSTTDEAHLWQRMLQSDGEWVEDALPLRTLVRAKSMSK
- the LOC130188214 gene encoding synaptotagmin-like protein 2 isoform X2, translating into MVFSLLCQYEQVSGSISSLYPADFGDIEVQGSIHLAVNYIQNLGEFHIFVVHCRDLAVADTKKNCSDPYVKCYLLSEKTHLGKRKTTVKKKTLNPTYNEILKFKIIMEVLKTLFLNISVWQNNTFGRNSFLGEVDLDMSIWDFSNTHINEYTLKARVKDSFLYTIYSRGQMRVALRFLPQTSRSKRTSRMETGEVQIWVKDCKNLPPVRGVFIDPFVKCTVLPDTSRKSRQKTRVVKRTANPMFNHTMVYDGFRSEDLRETCVEITVWDHDRLSSHYIGGLRLGLGTGKSYGVEVLWMDSTTDEAHLWQRMLQSDGEWVEDALPLRTLVRAKSMSK